The nucleotide window AGAATTCCTTTCTTTTCCTGTAGATCGGTGATCAGGTAAAATGGATGATTTCCACGCTTGCAGTATTCCTCACAAGCGTAGCAGGTTACGCATTCGTGCAGAACGAATGAATCTTCACCGTTGAGCAATTTTCTAATTTCTCTTTCTGCAGTCTTTGTGTCAATGTTCAGATATTGGCATCTTGTAAGGCAGTCGTATGTTGGACAAGTTTCGCAAAGCTCTTTTTGGAATTTCAAAACAAAATTTTGGCTCTGCATAGGAATTGTAGCATTTAAAAATATTAAAATTTATCTTTGGTCGTATTGTAAGGTTTTATAGAGAATGATTGGCGGAACCTTATCGTGCTTCTAATACTCGAATAATCATTTAGACGCTCAAAATTACCAAGTAAAAAATGCAGAAAAACTTAAATAGGGTATTTTAAGAAAAATAGTATGTATGAAGCTCGAACCGAAACTTTTACTGTACACCAGATTTTACTAAAAGATTTCTCAGAATTTCGGTTACCCCTTATACAACGTGGATTTGTCTGGGACGAAGAGGACGTGAAAGAGTTCATAGAGTCTCTTATTAAAGGATATCCAGTAGGGATTATAACAGTTGTCAAAACAGAACTCGAATTACCCTCGATACCTTTTTTAGATCCAGATGGGTTTGGTATTGATAATTCTTCTGGAACAAAATACTACGTTTTAGACGGACAACAGCGATTAACATCACTTCTAATGGTAAGAAACCAATGGAAAATCAAAAGAGATGGGGAAATCTTAGAGTTAAAACCAATCTACTACAATCCAGACAAGAAAGAACTCAGAATAAAAGGCAAAATTCCCGTGGGTATTGACTTCTCTTCAATCGTTAGACAGAAATTAGGATTTGAAAAACCAGATGAGCATAGTTTAAAAACTCTACAGGAAATAGATAGAAATTTCCTTATTCGAACGATTCCGTTCTACATAATTGAGATTAAAGGTTCGAAACCCGAGGAAGAGATGTATAGAGACATGGCAGAGATATTCACCAGAATAAATAGAGCAGGAGTCAGATTGGGAAATTTGGAGATGTTTCTGTCTTTCTTTGCTTCGACTGGTCTCGGAAAGCAAAATGTAACTATGCTATATAGAGAAATGAACAAAAAATATGGCATGGATTTGGAACCAATTATAAGGTTCATTTTTTCAAATTTTGGATTAAGCCAGAGCCAGATCTCAAAAATAGACTCGTTCAAAAAAGCCATTAACGATTTAAGCAAAAAATATGACAAGACGCAAGCGGAAAAAATTATAAATAAATGCAAAGTAGCGATTGAAAGAGCAATGAATTTCCTTAAAGAAGAGCTAGGAATAGTTTCTGTTGATATTTTACCTTCTGAAACCGTTCTTGTCCCGATTTTCCAGCATTTCTACGACAAAATTCCAGAGGAAAGCGAAAAAAGAAGTTTACTCTATTGGTTCACAGTCGCGTCCTTTAATGGGTTGTATTCTTCTCATACAGATAAAAGGTTAGAAGACGATCTCAAGAAAATAAGAGAAGCCAAAAAAGAGTTTCCGATTTTTAAACTTCTTGAATCAATGAAGGATAAGATCAGAACAAAAGAAATCAGCGAAAAAGATTTCAAAAACATCGAAATAAACATTTTACGTGGATCTGCTGGAAAAAGGTATCTTTTTATTCTCTACATCCTCCTTCACATAAACAAAGCTACCGATTGGGCAGGAAAACCAATTTACGAAAACTATCACAATCTCGCAAAACACCACATATTCCCGAAAGATTTGCTGATCGAGAAGGGATACGACGATCCTGTCTTGATAAATCACTTAGGTAATCTTACTTTTATGAACAGCGGCTTGAATACTGAAATTCAAAACAAAAAACCTGAAGAATACCTTAATGATTATCTTGGGGTTTTAAAAGCGCATTTCATTCCCACTGACAAAGAAATATGGAAATTAGAGAAATACGAGGAATTCATTGAAACCAGAATGGATCTTATTTGGAAGGCATACAAAGAGAATTTCGAGATAACTTATGTGGCTAAAAATGCAAAAGGAGGTATTGATTTAACGAAATTCGGTTTTGGTTAGCCTAAAATAATTTCTATCTTTTTTAAATCAAAAACAACAAAAAATGAGAGCAAAAATTCTTTGTCTGGATACAGTTAAAACCCTTATAGGGCTCAGAACCCAGAACGAACCGCTTAAAGCCAAGATTACACATAACCCCCTGATAAGGAAATCTACAGCCAAGTAATAAGCTCTAAATCTCATATACATCCCGTATATGCATTAGTTTCAAGAAATGATCCAAAAGAAGAGATGCGCGGACCGGGATTTGAACCCGGGCTAACGGCTCGGAAAGCCGTTGTCCTACCACTAGACTATCCGCGCTTGGGAAACTATAAGTCTTGTAGCTTAAATTTTTTTCGAAATGCAGTATTTTCAGGGAGCGAAAAATAAAAATATTCTTTTGAAAACTAAGACTAATGAGAAGTGCGATTGGAAAAATTCATGGTTCCGCATCTTCGTTTGAATTTGAGTTTGTGATAACAAATTCGAAATTGGTAAAGAGGGGAGATTACATAAAGGTTTGGAACGACAAAGACGGCTGGGTTCTTGGACAGGTTTCCGACATCTTAGCGGTTGACAATCCGAAGCTCTCTGAGTTATACAAGGTTAAGGAAGTTCTAATCGCCAAGGCAAGAGTGCTTGGAAAAAGAGAAGCGGGGAAGCTAAGAATGCCTACAAGCCCCTTTATCCCGGGAGATAATATTTACATTGCGGAAGATGAGCTGATTGCAGAAACCTTCGGTTTTGCCGAAGATGGAGCATACATAGGGCTTCTTGGAGACACTTCCGTTAAAGTTAAGCTTAATCCGAACACTCTTGTGCAGAAGCATGTCTGCATTCTCGCAAAGACTGGTAGCGGAAAAAGCTACACCGCTGGGGTTATAATAGAAGAGCTCCTTGAAAGAAATGTTCCGCTTTTGATCATCGATCCCCATGGGGAATATGTTTCAATGAAAAAGCCAGCAAAGATTAAGGATAACGAGTTTGGAGTGGAACCAAAAGGCTACGCTGACAAAATCGTTGTTTACGCTCCTCCAACATCACCCTTTATTGATTCTGCAGATAAGGAGTTGTCTCTGGATGGGGTAGACCTAACTGCTGAAGAGCTCATCGAATTAAGTGGTCTGAGAAGCCCAACCGCGCAGGCTTTGCTTTATCAGGCTCTCAGAGACTTAAAAAATTATACGATCGCAGATATAATAAAAGAAGTTGAGAGCATAAGACACAGCGGAAAATGGACACTCATAGGAGCGCTTTCAAAGATCGAAAAGTCAGGACTTTTTAAGCAGAGACCAACAGATCTTAGAACCCTCTTGGTTAGGGGAAAGGCAAGTTTAATAGATCTCCGTGGAATTGAGCCTGCCTATCAGAACTTAATCGTTTCAAGAGTTATCTCAAAGCTTTTCGAGCTCAGAAAGAGAGGGGAAGTTGAGCCGGGAATGATCGTGGTTGAAGAAGCACATAACTTTGCTCCTGAAAGAGAGAAGACAGTTTCAAGCAATGTGCTGAGAACTGTGGCAAGCGAAGGTAGAAAATTTGGTCTTGGGTTGATGGTGATCAGCCAGAGACCCGCAAGGATCGACAAGAACGTCATAAGCCAATGCAATACCCAGATCATTCTTCGCGTCACGAATCCTAATGACATAAATGCGATAAAGAAGGGAATTGAGGGAATAACCGCTGAGATGGTTGAAGAAATAAAAAGGCTTCCGACGGGTAGCGCAGTGGTTGTAAGCCCTGAGCTTGAGGTTCCAGTTATAGTAAGGGTCAGGGTTAGGAGAAGCCAGCACAGCGAGGCTAAGAGTGTTTTAGAAGAAGAAAAAGAGGAGATTGAGGCAAAAGAAGAGACTGCAGTGGAGACGAAAGAAGTTAAAGAAAAGGAGAAAAGGAAGGGATTTTTAAGTAGAATTTTCAGAAGTCGCAAACCCTAAGCGCTACACTACCAACTTTTGCGACGCAGTCTTCAAAATCTCCCTTTTCAATTTTCTGTCTCCTAAATCCAGAATATTCAAAGTCGCCCAAGATCATATCCGCAACGTTTACCCCATAGGCACGCTCGAATGCAACCACCGGTGTTGTGATTCGAGCATTTATTTCTATAACGTATGGCTGGTCAGCGTAAACAAGGTCGACACCAACATAGCCATTCAGCCCCTTAATTGCTTCGACCGCATTAATTGCCTCCTCGCAAACCTCTATGGCGGTTTTCTCATCTATTTTTGCGGGAACAATCGCCCCTTTATACCTGAAATCCTCAAGAATTTGTTCGTTTACACTTACTACCTCGATATCGTCTTTAACTACAAGGCTGACACTCAGAGCTTTTCCTGAAATGAATTCTTGAGCTATAAAACCTTTTTTTACTTCTTTGCCAAAGCCTATGCCTTCGCCACCACATGAAACCCTTGGTTTAACGAGGAATTTCTCGCCAAGAGGTCTTTTTGAGGTCTTAGGAACTAAAACTCTGCTTTTGAGC belongs to Archaeoglobaceae archaeon and includes:
- a CDS encoding ATP-grasp domain-containing protein — protein: MSLFLFEFATCGEKVVDSIAVEGLAMFKTLYNGFRRHCEVKAFVREEFSPLGFPTDKLERIENWLENCDSFLIVAPEDEFILLNLTKKAEKYCENLGSSSKAIAITSDKWRLYKKLKSRVLVPKTSKRPLGEKFLVKPRVSCGGEGIGFGKEVKKGFIAQEFISGKALSVSLVVKDDIEVVSVNEQILEDFRYKGAIVPAKIDEKTAIEVCEEAINAVEAIKGLNGYVGVDLVYADQPYVIEINARITTPVVAFERAYGVNVADMILGDFEYSGFRRQKIEKGDFEDCVAKVGSVALRVCDF
- a CDS encoding ATP-binding protein, which gives rise to MRSAIGKIHGSASSFEFEFVITNSKLVKRGDYIKVWNDKDGWVLGQVSDILAVDNPKLSELYKVKEVLIAKARVLGKREAGKLRMPTSPFIPGDNIYIAEDELIAETFGFAEDGAYIGLLGDTSVKVKLNPNTLVQKHVCILAKTGSGKSYTAGVIIEELLERNVPLLIIDPHGEYVSMKKPAKIKDNEFGVEPKGYADKIVVYAPPTSPFIDSADKELSLDGVDLTAEELIELSGLRSPTAQALLYQALRDLKNYTIADIIKEVESIRHSGKWTLIGALSKIEKSGLFKQRPTDLRTLLVRGKASLIDLRGIEPAYQNLIVSRVISKLFELRKRGEVEPGMIVVEEAHNFAPEREKTVSSNVLRTVASEGRKFGLGLMVISQRPARIDKNVISQCNTQIILRVTNPNDINAIKKGIEGITAEMVEEIKRLPTGSAVVVSPELEVPVIVRVRVRRSQHSEAKSVLEEEKEEIEAKEETAVETKEVKEKEKRKGFLSRIFRSRKP
- a CDS encoding DUF262 domain-containing protein, with product MYEARTETFTVHQILLKDFSEFRLPLIQRGFVWDEEDVKEFIESLIKGYPVGIITVVKTELELPSIPFLDPDGFGIDNSSGTKYYVLDGQQRLTSLLMVRNQWKIKRDGEILELKPIYYNPDKKELRIKGKIPVGIDFSSIVRQKLGFEKPDEHSLKTLQEIDRNFLIRTIPFYIIEIKGSKPEEEMYRDMAEIFTRINRAGVRLGNLEMFLSFFASTGLGKQNVTMLYREMNKKYGMDLEPIIRFIFSNFGLSQSQISKIDSFKKAINDLSKKYDKTQAEKIINKCKVAIERAMNFLKEELGIVSVDILPSETVLVPIFQHFYDKIPEESEKRSLLYWFTVASFNGLYSSHTDKRLEDDLKKIREAKKEFPIFKLLESMKDKIRTKEISEKDFKNIEINILRGSAGKRYLFILYILLHINKATDWAGKPIYENYHNLAKHHIFPKDLLIEKGYDDPVLINHLGNLTFMNSGLNTEIQNKKPEEYLNDYLGVLKAHFIPTDKEIWKLEKYEEFIETRMDLIWKAYKENFEITYVAKNAKGGIDLTKFGFG